In Thermomonas carbonis, a single genomic region encodes these proteins:
- a CDS encoding FMN-dependent NADH-azoreductase produces the protein MKLLHLDSSILGQHSASRELSAAIVTRWLRDVRGLEVTYRDLAANPLPHLSGGSLALADADEAATSAAVMDEFLSADVIVVGAPMYNFGIPSQLKAWIDRVAVAGKTFRYTAQGPQGLAGGKQIIVAATYGGLHPIESGRNFVEPYLRQVFAFLGIDDVEFVSAEGLSVSPEQRVTSLSAARARIDVELPLAA, from the coding sequence ATGAAACTCCTGCATCTCGACTCGAGCATCCTTGGCCAGCATTCGGCCAGCCGCGAATTGAGCGCGGCAATCGTCACCCGCTGGCTGCGCGACGTGCGCGGGCTGGAGGTCACGTATCGCGACCTCGCCGCCAATCCGCTGCCGCACCTCAGCGGCGGATCGCTGGCGCTGGCCGATGCCGACGAGGCCGCTACCTCAGCCGCGGTGATGGACGAATTCCTGTCCGCCGACGTGATCGTGGTCGGCGCGCCAATGTACAACTTCGGCATTCCCAGTCAGCTGAAGGCCTGGATCGACCGAGTCGCGGTGGCCGGCAAGACCTTCCGCTACACCGCTCAGGGTCCCCAAGGCTTGGCCGGCGGCAAGCAGATAATCGTGGCCGCGACGTATGGCGGGCTGCATCCGATCGAAAGTGGCCGCAACTTCGTTGAACCCTACCTGCGCCAGGTCTTCGCGTTCCTCGGCATCGACGATGTCGAATTCGTCAGCGCCGAAGGCCTGTCGGTCTCGCCGGAGCAGCGGGTGACGTCGCTCTCGGCCGCACGTGCACGCATCGATGTTGAGCTGCCGCTGGCAGCATGA
- the aroA gene encoding 3-phosphoshikimate 1-carboxyvinyltransferase translates to MASAGGPLRGTLEIPGDKSVSHRSVMFGALADGVSTIDGFLEGEDTRATAAIFSQLGVRIETPSPSRRIVHGVGIDGLQAADGALDCGNAGTGMRLLAGLLAAQRFDSVLVGDASLSKRPMRRVTEPLSKMGARIDTESCGLPPLRIHGGQALTGIDYTLEVASAQVKSALLLAGLYADGETVVREPHPTRDYTERMLCAFGVDIEFSPGLARLRGGQRLRATDIAVPADFSSAAFFLVAASIVPASELRLKQVGLNPRRTGLLQALRMMGADIVEENPSTHGGEPVADLVVRHAPLHGIEVPEALVPDMIDEFPALFIAAAHAQGATVVRGAAELRVKESDRLAAMAKGLRALGLQVDETPDGGTIHPAELQGGVVDSQGDHRIAMAFAVAAQRARGEVRIGDVANVATSFPGFDVLARGAGCGLAEA, encoded by the coding sequence ATGGCCTCCGCCGGTGGTCCGCTGCGCGGCACGTTGGAGATCCCCGGCGACAAGTCGGTCTCGCATCGTTCGGTGATGTTCGGCGCGCTGGCCGATGGTGTCTCGACCATCGACGGCTTCCTGGAAGGCGAGGACACCCGCGCCACCGCGGCGATTTTCTCGCAGCTCGGCGTGCGCATCGAAACGCCCTCGCCCTCACGGCGGATCGTGCATGGCGTCGGCATCGACGGACTGCAAGCCGCCGATGGAGCGCTCGACTGCGGCAATGCCGGCACCGGCATGCGCTTGCTGGCCGGCCTGCTCGCGGCGCAGCGCTTCGACAGCGTGCTGGTCGGCGATGCGTCCTTGTCGAAGCGGCCGATGCGTCGCGTCACCGAGCCCTTGTCGAAGATGGGCGCGCGCATCGACACTGAATCTTGCGGATTGCCGCCGCTGCGCATCCATGGCGGGCAAGCGCTCACCGGCATCGACTACACGCTGGAAGTCGCCAGCGCGCAGGTGAAGTCCGCGCTGCTGCTGGCCGGCCTGTATGCCGATGGCGAGACGGTGGTGCGCGAGCCGCATCCGACCCGCGACTACACCGAACGCATGTTGTGCGCGTTCGGCGTCGACATCGAATTCTCGCCGGGCCTCGCGCGCCTGCGTGGCGGACAGCGCCTGCGCGCGACCGACATCGCGGTGCCTGCGGATTTCTCTTCCGCCGCGTTTTTCCTGGTTGCGGCCAGCATCGTGCCGGCCTCCGAGCTTCGCTTGAAGCAGGTGGGCCTGAACCCGCGTCGCACCGGACTGCTGCAAGCGTTGCGGATGATGGGTGCCGACATCGTCGAAGAAAATCCATCGACGCATGGCGGTGAACCCGTGGCCGACCTGGTGGTTCGCCACGCGCCGCTGCACGGCATCGAGGTGCCGGAGGCGCTGGTGCCGGACATGATCGATGAATTCCCCGCGCTGTTCATCGCTGCCGCGCATGCGCAGGGCGCTACGGTGGTGCGCGGTGCCGCCGAGTTGCGGGTCAAGGAATCCGACCGCTTGGCGGCGATGGCCAAAGGCCTGCGTGCGTTGGGTTTGCAGGTCGATGAAACGCCGGACGGGGGCACCATCCATCCGGCTGAGTTGCAGGGCGGCGTGGTCGACAGCCAGGGCGACCATCGCATCGCCATGGCATTCGCGGTGGCTGCGCAGCGGGCGCGCGGCGAGGTACGGATCGGAGATGTCGCCAACGTGGCGACCTCGTTCCCCGGCTTCGATGTGCTGGCGCGTGGCGCGGGTTGCGGTTTGGCCGAGGCCTGA
- a CDS encoding response regulator yields the protein MSIKVFIVDDHALVRTGFRLILSREVDIEVLGEAESGEDALPQIRKLKPDVVLCDLNLPGISGLEVTERIVRGDYASKVIVVSVLEDGPMPRRLLEAGACGYIGKACDAAELLRAVRDVSRGKKYLASAIAQGIALSGMSRDAASPFDMLTPREMEVALLLNQGMRQEAIAKRLSLSAKTINTHKSRLFDKLGIRDSIALARLVSQYGLVDPAHAVH from the coding sequence ATGAGCATCAAGGTTTTCATCGTCGACGACCACGCGCTGGTGCGCACTGGCTTTCGCCTGATCCTGAGTCGCGAAGTCGATATCGAAGTGCTCGGTGAAGCCGAAAGCGGCGAGGACGCATTGCCGCAGATCCGCAAGCTCAAGCCCGACGTGGTCCTGTGCGACCTCAACCTTCCGGGTATTAGCGGACTGGAAGTCACCGAGCGGATCGTGCGCGGAGACTACGCCAGCAAAGTGATCGTGGTGTCGGTGCTGGAGGACGGGCCGATGCCGCGCCGCTTGCTAGAGGCGGGCGCGTGCGGCTACATCGGCAAGGCCTGCGATGCGGCCGAGTTGTTGCGTGCGGTGCGTGACGTATCACGCGGCAAGAAATACCTGGCCAGCGCGATCGCGCAGGGTATCGCGTTGTCCGGGATGAGCCGGGATGCGGCGTCGCCGTTCGACATGCTGACCCCGCGCGAGATGGAAGTCGCCCTGCTGCTCAATCAGGGCATGCGCCAGGAAGCCATCGCCAAGCGGCTCAGCTTGAGTGCGAAGACCATCAATACCCACAAGTCCCGCCTGTTCGACAAGCTCGGCATCCGCGACAGCATTGCACTGGCGCGGTTGGTCAGTCAGTACGGTCTGGTCGATCCGGCGCACGCCGTGCATTGA
- a CDS encoding acyltransferase family protein, with translation MRSPDEAVHSARAVELDGVRFVLIILVVFGHLLEQVMSGPADLIYRFIYLFHMPAFIFLSGMVSRTTLDVAYARRLLLGIVGVYLLHQFLLQGMDALLFKHPFTFRPNIPYWALWYLMSLLWWRTMLPFLLATGRPVLVACAIALLAGFMPFIGYEWSLSRTLVFLPFFVAGQQWGARQGNRLPAVSPLVGFAVLALLASAAWMTRDFSLKWYYGSVGYSEWRVGAFQGLGYRMLYLLLAAMGVFGVLAACARFKGRIFRLGKYSIGAFILHLYLVKVAVAFGWFGWLWRLSEPTRLPLLFATSIAIVITCSLLARMAPWLFDLRRWFRNVETA, from the coding sequence ATGCGCTCACCAGATGAGGCGGTGCACTCTGCCAGGGCGGTTGAGCTCGACGGAGTTCGGTTCGTCCTGATCATCCTTGTGGTGTTTGGCCACCTGCTGGAGCAGGTGATGTCAGGCCCGGCAGACCTGATCTACAGGTTTATTTACCTGTTCCACATGCCCGCGTTCATCTTCCTGTCGGGGATGGTGTCGCGCACCACGCTGGATGTGGCTTATGCGCGCCGACTTCTCCTCGGGATCGTCGGGGTTTACCTCCTGCACCAGTTCCTGCTGCAGGGGATGGATGCGCTGTTGTTCAAGCATCCCTTCACCTTTCGTCCGAACATTCCGTACTGGGCGCTCTGGTACCTGATGAGTCTGTTGTGGTGGCGGACGATGCTCCCCTTCCTGTTGGCGACGGGACGCCCGGTTCTGGTCGCGTGCGCGATCGCGCTGCTGGCGGGATTCATGCCCTTTATCGGCTACGAATGGTCGCTCTCGCGCACGCTGGTGTTCCTGCCGTTCTTCGTCGCGGGTCAGCAGTGGGGAGCTAGGCAAGGCAACCGATTGCCCGCTGTCAGCCCCTTGGTCGGATTCGCAGTACTCGCCCTGCTGGCGTCTGCTGCGTGGATGACACGTGATTTCAGTCTCAAGTGGTACTACGGAAGCGTTGGCTATTCCGAATGGCGCGTGGGAGCGTTTCAGGGACTCGGCTACCGCATGTTGTATCTGCTGCTGGCCGCAATGGGCGTATTTGGCGTGCTGGCGGCTTGCGCCAGATTCAAAGGGCGGATCTTTCGTCTCGGCAAATACAGCATCGGTGCCTTCATTCTCCATCTGTACCTGGTGAAAGTCGCCGTCGCATTCGGGTGGTTTGGTTGGCTGTGGCGATTGAGCGAACCGACCCGGCTCCCGTTGCTGTTCGCAACTTCGATCGCCATCGTGATCACCTGCAGTCTCCTGGCCCGCATGGCACCTTGGCTGTTCGATTTGAGGCGTTGGTTCAGGAATGTCGAAACAGCGTGA
- a CDS encoding FG-GAP repeat domain-containing protein has protein sequence MLGDGDGGIETQERYELPGFGNDVAYTLKQGHANALALGDLNGDGCADLAAATFSGVTILHGCKPKHRSLPLVDFDGDGVTDLYWRHKTNGLAWIWLWGTRMRPASIPARRWWIPPGRLASAISMVTEPRTSSTEAPRGKTTFT, from the coding sequence GTGTTAGGCGATGGTGATGGGGGAATCGAAACGCAGGAGCGTTACGAGCTGCCCGGATTCGGCAACGATGTCGCCTATACCCTCAAGCAAGGCCACGCCAATGCACTCGCCCTCGGCGACCTGAATGGCGACGGGTGCGCTGACCTGGCCGCGGCCACATTCTCCGGCGTGACGATCCTGCATGGCTGCAAGCCGAAACATCGATCCTTGCCTTTGGTGGATTTCGATGGCGATGGCGTGACCGACCTTTACTGGCGCCACAAAACCAATGGATTAGCCTGGATCTGGTTATGGGGGACTCGAATGCGGCCTGCGTCAATCCCTGCCCGCCGTTGGTGGATCCCACCTGGAAGGCTAGCGTCGGCGATTTCGATGGTGACGGAGCCTCGGACGTCTTCTACCGAAGCACCACGGGGCAAAACTACCTTTACCTGA
- a CDS encoding LysR family transcriptional regulator → MQDLNDLYYFAAVVDHGGFAAAERALGIPKSRLSRRISALETELGVRLLQRSTRRFAVTDVGTSVHRHAQSMLAEAQAAREAVDRLSAEPRGTIRVSVPVSMAQQQFPKLLPDFMALYPKVRVQLIVGNRRVDVINEGVDVALRVRAKLDDDGSLVMRSFGQIQELLVASPKYLDRAGRPTSPEQLAEHVTLSISEDEARQRWELHGPDGEVRRIDLQPRITGFDFPMMQAMAEGGIGITLLPETVCADAVRRGDLEVVLPDWRLPQGIAHAVFASRRGLLPAVRVFIDFLAERLPELLEAARLECSDPACLKAKANAKAGSKQVPKQL, encoded by the coding sequence ATGCAAGACCTCAACGATCTTTACTACTTCGCCGCGGTGGTGGATCACGGCGGTTTCGCCGCCGCGGAACGCGCGCTCGGCATCCCGAAGTCGCGTCTGAGCCGGCGCATCAGCGCGCTGGAAACCGAATTGGGCGTGCGCCTGCTGCAACGCTCCACGCGGCGGTTCGCGGTGACCGATGTCGGTACCAGCGTGCATCGCCACGCGCAGTCGATGCTGGCCGAGGCGCAGGCCGCGCGCGAGGCAGTGGATCGCCTCAGCGCGGAGCCGCGCGGCACCATCCGGGTCAGCGTGCCGGTGTCGATGGCACAGCAGCAGTTCCCGAAACTGCTGCCGGATTTCATGGCGCTGTACCCGAAGGTGCGCGTGCAGCTGATCGTTGGCAACCGCAGGGTAGACGTGATCAACGAGGGGGTCGATGTCGCCCTGCGTGTGCGCGCGAAGCTGGACGACGACGGCAGCCTTGTGATGCGCAGTTTCGGCCAGATCCAGGAATTGCTGGTGGCCAGCCCGAAATATCTCGATCGCGCCGGTCGCCCGACGTCGCCGGAGCAGCTCGCCGAGCACGTCACTCTCAGCATCAGCGAGGACGAAGCCCGACAGCGTTGGGAACTGCACGGCCCGGATGGCGAAGTGCGCCGCATCGACCTGCAGCCGCGCATCACCGGCTTCGATTTCCCGATGATGCAGGCGATGGCGGAGGGCGGCATCGGCATCACCCTGCTGCCGGAAACCGTATGTGCCGATGCGGTGCGCCGCGGCGACCTGGAAGTGGTGTTGCCCGATTGGCGCCTGCCGCAGGGCATCGCCCACGCTGTGTTCGCGTCCCGCCGCGGATTGCTGCCGGCGGTGCGGGTGTTCATCGACTTCCTGGCCGAGCGCCTGCCCGAGCTGCTCGAAGCCGCGCGCCTGGAATGCAGCGACCCGGCCTGCCTGAAAGCCAAGGCAAATGCCAAGGCGGGCTCGAAGCAGGTCCCGAAACAGCTCTGA
- the serS gene encoding serine--tRNA ligase — MLDPVLLRSNPAELAVRLRTSRGFELDVGHLESLEARRKQLQMRTQELQNLRNTRSKQIGMLKSKGEDVSAVMAEVAAFGDELKASEVELDDLRGQIEVIALGIPNLPDASVPLGSDERQNVEQKIWGTPKNFDFEVKDHVELGARNGWLDGDSGAKLSGARFTVLRGQLARMHRALAQFMLDLHTGEHAYEETNVPVIVNAEAMRGTGQLPKFEDDLFSTELGEHKRYLIPTSEVPLTNIVREEILEAERLPLRMTAHSMCFRSEAGSAGRDTRGFIRQHQFEKVELVSITKPDESDAEHERMTRCAEVVLEKLGLPYRKVLLCTGDMGFGAIKTYDLEVWLPSQATYREISSCSNCGDFQARRMQARWRNPATGKPELVHTLNGSGVAIGRALIAVMENCQNSDGSIDVPEALRPYMGGIERIA, encoded by the coding sequence ATGCTCGATCCTGTCCTGTTGCGTTCCAATCCCGCCGAACTCGCCGTACGCCTGCGCACCAGCCGCGGCTTCGAGCTGGACGTTGGCCACCTCGAGTCGCTGGAAGCGCGCCGCAAGCAATTGCAGATGCGCACCCAGGAACTGCAGAACCTGCGCAATACGCGCAGCAAGCAGATCGGCATGCTCAAGTCGAAGGGCGAGGATGTGTCCGCGGTGATGGCCGAAGTCGCTGCATTCGGCGATGAGCTGAAAGCATCCGAGGTCGAACTCGACGACCTGCGCGGCCAGATCGAAGTCATTGCGCTGGGCATACCCAATCTTCCCGATGCGTCGGTGCCGCTCGGCAGCGACGAACGCCAGAACGTCGAGCAGAAGATCTGGGGCACGCCGAAGAACTTCGATTTCGAGGTCAAGGATCACGTCGAGCTCGGCGCGCGCAACGGCTGGCTGGATGGCGACAGCGGCGCCAAGCTCAGCGGCGCGCGTTTCACCGTGCTGCGTGGCCAGCTGGCGCGGATGCATCGCGCACTCGCCCAGTTCATGCTCGACCTGCACACCGGCGAACATGCTTACGAAGAAACCAACGTGCCGGTCATCGTCAATGCCGAGGCCATGCGCGGTACCGGCCAGTTGCCGAAGTTCGAGGACGACCTGTTCTCAACCGAACTGGGCGAACACAAGCGCTACCTGATCCCGACCTCGGAAGTCCCGCTGACCAACATCGTCCGCGAGGAGATACTCGAAGCAGAGCGGCTGCCATTGCGGATGACCGCGCATTCGATGTGCTTCCGCTCCGAAGCCGGCAGTGCCGGTCGCGACACCCGCGGCTTCATTCGCCAGCACCAGTTCGAGAAAGTGGAACTGGTCAGCATCACCAAGCCCGACGAGTCGGACGCCGAACACGAGCGCATGACCCGTTGCGCGGAAGTCGTGCTGGAAAAACTCGGCCTGCCGTACCGCAAGGTCCTGCTGTGCACCGGCGACATGGGTTTCGGTGCGATCAAGACCTACGACCTGGAAGTCTGGCTGCCTTCGCAAGCGACCTATCGCGAGATCAGTTCCTGTTCCAACTGCGGCGATTTCCAGGCGCGCCGCATGCAGGCGCGCTGGCGCAATCCGGCGACCGGCAAGCCCGAACTCGTGCATACGCTGAACGGTTCCGGCGTCGCGATCGGCCGCGCCCTGATCGCGGTGATGGAGAACTGCCAGAACTCTGACGGCAGCATCGATGTGCCGGAGGCGCTGCGTCCGTACATGGGCGGTATCGAGCGCATCGCCTGA
- a CDS encoding FG-GAP repeat domain-containing protein, with product MKRTTCGFLCAGVLLMTNAQAASFGQPKRVSLQMSVVSNVAIGDANGDGRADLAVTESARYPAPHSLVIYHQGGDGSLGAPQRIPLFPDGNGINSLKFVDLDKDGRQDVVIGTDHGVAAIRLGQQGTPQAIRYQLVSAGCRFMAQGPSDINQDGNQDIVCHGENEWPNQLSVYFGDGMGGFSSAKGFVTEAGSGAGFRGLHVGDLTGDNRPDVVITAGTSARFFVFPNDGAGGLQAAVAYSHPVGPSGAYPTTVLVADIDGDGRNEAITADSEEAPYARLNIYRRGMAGALELSRQIPVHSSTTALLWGTSGAMVTTTWCLGIGDSLRQVC from the coding sequence ATGAAGCGAACCACATGTGGCTTTCTGTGCGCGGGCGTGTTGCTGATGACGAATGCGCAAGCAGCGAGCTTCGGTCAGCCCAAGCGGGTGTCCTTGCAGATGAGTGTGGTATCGAACGTCGCCATCGGCGACGCCAACGGCGATGGTCGTGCCGACTTGGCAGTCACCGAATCCGCCCGGTATCCGGCACCGCACTCCCTTGTCATCTACCACCAGGGCGGCGATGGCTCGCTTGGTGCTCCCCAGCGCATTCCCTTGTTCCCCGATGGCAACGGGATCAATTCATTGAAATTCGTGGATCTCGACAAGGATGGACGCCAGGACGTCGTGATCGGCACCGACCATGGCGTCGCGGCGATCCGGCTGGGTCAGCAGGGTACCCCCCAAGCCATACGGTACCAGCTTGTGTCCGCAGGCTGCCGCTTCATGGCGCAAGGCCCTTCGGACATCAATCAGGACGGGAACCAGGACATCGTCTGTCATGGCGAGAATGAATGGCCGAACCAGTTGAGCGTTTATTTCGGTGATGGCATGGGCGGATTTTCTTCCGCCAAGGGGTTCGTGACCGAGGCGGGATCTGGAGCCGGTTTTCGCGGCCTGCATGTGGGGGACTTGACTGGCGACAACCGCCCCGATGTCGTGATCACTGCCGGAACCTCTGCACGGTTCTTTGTCTTCCCGAATGATGGTGCCGGCGGGCTACAGGCTGCAGTCGCCTATTCCCATCCAGTTGGGCCGTCTGGTGCGTATCCGACGACCGTGCTGGTAGCAGATATCGACGGCGACGGTCGGAATGAGGCAATTACCGCCGATAGCGAGGAAGCGCCGTACGCGAGACTCAATATCTATCGACGGGGTATGGCTGGCGCATTGGAACTGTCCCGGCAGATCCCAGTGCACTCCAGTACCACGGCGCTACTTTGGGGAACGTCGGGGGCGATGGTGACAACGACTTGGTGCTTGGGCATTGGGGATTCGCTTCGGCAAGTGTGTTAG
- a CDS encoding energy transducer TonB, whose translation MVDPAVPRKPLLPPQAVKVLAIAFGVGLLLFLLLWLDQRNDTDFFKGGDPDTATGSTDSLPAPLPADVASDEGNASGLRLPAIAQDKSLPAVEQPRIIDEPPPPPPPPAAPATPSAPVASGSDTPVPISQPAPRYPQEALRRNIGGTVRVKVTVATDGSVDRLDVAESSGDRYLDRAAMEAVRRWRFQPAVRDGQAVVADVVVPIAFNPGG comes from the coding sequence ATGGTCGATCCCGCCGTTCCGCGCAAGCCGCTGTTGCCGCCGCAGGCCGTCAAGGTTCTCGCCATCGCGTTCGGTGTCGGCCTGCTGCTCTTCCTGCTGCTGTGGCTGGACCAGCGCAACGACACCGACTTCTTCAAGGGCGGCGATCCCGATACCGCGACCGGCAGCACCGATAGCCTGCCTGCACCGTTGCCGGCGGATGTCGCCAGCGATGAAGGCAATGCCAGCGGCCTGCGCCTTCCGGCCATTGCGCAGGACAAGTCGCTGCCTGCGGTCGAGCAACCGCGCATCATTGATGAACCGCCACCACCGCCACCGCCTCCGGCGGCACCCGCCACACCCTCCGCGCCGGTCGCCAGCGGCAGCGACACCCCGGTGCCGATCAGCCAGCCTGCACCGCGCTATCCGCAGGAAGCACTCCGCCGCAATATCGGCGGCACGGTGCGAGTGAAGGTGACGGTGGCCACGGATGGCAGCGTCGATCGCCTGGACGTGGCGGAAAGCAGCGGCGATCGCTACCTGGATCGCGCGGCGATGGAAGCCGTGCGGCGCTGGCGCTTCCAGCCGGCCGTGCGCGATGGCCAAGCGGTGGTGGCCGACGTGGTGGTGCCGATCGCCTTCAATCCCGGGGGTTGA
- a CDS encoding energy transducer TonB gives MTNVQNGFDSQLPHDVPQDLQPEPTRARKTLLLLCLLAITGAAWWTIQDRSHAVDAAPSLASTATLPVPIDESPMAPAPARDAKPAVKAPVTSRSRDASLIARSQVLPKYPASALRSGETGTVLVLANIDRNGVPIEVSLDDRSGNREFDRSALQAVRQWRFQPALRDGKPVASTVRVPVEFALERG, from the coding sequence ATGACGAACGTCCAGAACGGTTTCGATTCGCAGTTGCCGCACGATGTCCCGCAAGATCTGCAGCCAGAACCGACTCGCGCCCGCAAGACGCTGCTTCTGCTCTGCTTGCTCGCGATCACCGGTGCCGCTTGGTGGACGATCCAGGATCGCAGCCACGCGGTGGATGCCGCGCCGTCGCTGGCATCCACAGCCACCCTGCCGGTACCGATCGACGAATCGCCGATGGCACCGGCACCGGCACGCGATGCCAAGCCGGCCGTCAAGGCACCGGTGACCAGCCGCTCCCGTGATGCGTCACTGATCGCCAGGAGTCAGGTGTTGCCGAAGTACCCGGCATCGGCACTGCGCTCCGGCGAAACCGGCACCGTGTTGGTGCTGGCGAACATCGATCGCAATGGCGTGCCGATCGAGGTGAGCCTGGACGACCGCAGTGGCAATCGCGAGTTCGATCGCTCCGCCCTGCAGGCCGTGCGCCAGTGGCGTTTCCAGCCGGCCCTGCGGGATGGCAAGCCGGTCGCCTCCACGGTGCGTGTCCCGGTCGAATTCGCGCTTGAACGCGGCTGA
- a CDS encoding FG-GAP repeat domain-containing protein, which yields MGDFDGNDRSDLFWRNKGTGQTIIWKNGEYAGLVWEMTVTDLNWQVVTVGDFNGDGKDDVFWKHAVSGRNIIWWAGTGAQLQEVTRVVNTQWRVFGSGDVNGDGKDDVVWRNIGTGDGIIWHSGNYFTQVSMTNVASPDWRIKFVGDFNGDGIGDIFWRNEGTGANIVWPNGQYSQLKYLSSLDTNAYFVH from the coding sequence GTGGGCGACTTCGACGGTAACGACCGTTCCGACCTGTTCTGGCGCAACAAGGGAACCGGACAGACCATCATCTGGAAAAACGGTGAATACGCCGGGCTGGTGTGGGAGATGACGGTCACCGATCTGAACTGGCAGGTTGTGACCGTGGGCGATTTCAATGGTGACGGCAAGGATGACGTGTTCTGGAAGCACGCCGTCAGCGGGCGCAACATCATCTGGTGGGCCGGCACGGGCGCGCAATTGCAGGAGGTCACTCGTGTGGTGAACACTCAGTGGCGCGTATTCGGCTCCGGTGACGTTAATGGCGACGGCAAGGACGACGTGGTCTGGCGCAACATCGGCACGGGCGATGGCATCATCTGGCACTCGGGCAACTACTTCACCCAAGTGTCGATGACGAACGTCGCCAGCCCCGATTGGCGGATCAAGTTCGTCGGAGATTTCAATGGCGATGGCATAGGCGACATCTTCTGGAGGAATGAGGGCACCGGTGCCAATATCGTGTGGCCGAACGGGCAGTACAGCCAGCTGAAATATCTGAGTAGCCTGGACACCAATGCTTACTTTGTGCACTGA